GGCAAGTCATCTCTGGCAACCCAACCCGCTGCCGATAAACGGTTGCCTCGGTTTCTAAATCTACATTTCCGCCAATTAACACCACCGGCTGCTGTGGCCAAATTTTGCTTAAAGCTGAAGCAACCTCAACCGGGCCGCAGTACAACGTAAATTGACCCTGCCGGCGCTCAATTTCCGCCCAGCTCAACTGTCCCTCCGTTTGCCAGCGTTGCCAAAAGTTGCGCCACGCAGCCGGCAAACTCGAAAAATCCGCGATAGAGGGCGAAGGCTCAATAGCTTGGGCGTTCCCGTACCCCGCCGGCGTTGGAGATTTCTGTAGCGATAGGAAAAGACGCCTCAAAATTTCTTGTTCTGGAGCGTCGAGCAGATTACATTCGTAGGGATTAACAGGATGCTGAAAGAAAGCCCGTGTCAGCCGCACGCGGGCGTTGCGGATAGCATCTGCGCGATGTGGACACGCCAGCATCAGTTCATTCCAGTCAGCCGGTTGAATGCCGGCAGTTAACTGCTGGTGCGCCCATGTTTCCAGATCATCAACGCCATCAATTACGGTAGGAACGCCAGTTTGAAAGCGGTTCCCTTGTTCCAGCCGGTCTGCCAGCCAAGCTTCGGGGGAAGTGATTAGCAGCCCTTGGAAGCCGTCATAAGGCCAGTGATCCCCGGTGCGGATCGCTTTTGGCGTTTTAATCCACTGTTGCAGTTGGGGAATTTCTACCATAAGCAAGCGCTGCCGCACATCTTCTCGTGCGACTAAGATTGCCGGTTCAGGCCACATTAAAACCGGCATCAAATAGCTCAATCGATATCGTCCGTGAGAGCCACCAGGAGCAATGCCAGTCTGCATCAGGGCGCTACGTCCCAAGCGCAACGCCCGCGCCACCAACCGCGCCATCGTCAAATGGTGAGGCCAGTAAGGTTCGCCTGACGAGCGCAGAAAAGTACGGAGTGAGTTATGGACTTCTACCTCGATCACGAGTCTGCCGCGCTTGAACTACTGCGACTTTATTCTGACACAGGTAACAAAAGGGTATTGGGGAATGGGGAATGGGGCATGGGGCATTGGGGAATGGGGAATGGGGCATGGGGCATTGAGAATTTTCTACATTTTCATGCCTTCTACCCCTCTGTTCTCCTTAGCCCCTAGCCCCTAAGAATGTGAGGCTCTAGCGACGACGGCCCCGACTGCCTGATCTTGCCGGACGGGGGGAACGTCCACCACTGCCAAAACCGGAACCGGGTTTGACTTGTCTGGGACGAGATTGGCCAGATGATTTCAAGTTACTAGATCCAACACCGGAACCAGTCGGCCTGTTGGAAGTAGATGGTCTGGAAGATGGGCGATTGGAGGTTGCAGGCCGGTTTGAGTTAATGCGCCCTGTGGTGCGTAATTGATTTCGGCGATTTTGCACGGCTGGAGGCGGTGCTTGGTAGCGGCTTT
Above is a genomic segment from Microcoleus sp. FACHB-68 containing:
- a CDS encoding ATP-dependent DNA helicase; translated protein: MIEVEVHNSLRTFLRSSGEPYWPHHLTMARLVARALRLGRSALMQTGIAPGGSHGRYRLSYLMPVLMWPEPAILVAREDVRQRLLMVEIPQLQQWIKTPKAIRTGDHWPYDGFQGLLITSPEAWLADRLEQGNRFQTGVPTVIDGVDDLETWAHQQLTAGIQPADWNELMLACPHRADAIRNARVRLTRAFFQHPVNPYECNLLDAPEQEILRRLFLSLQKSPTPAGYGNAQAIEPSPSIADFSSLPAAWRNFWQRWQTEGQLSWAEIERRQGQFTLYCGPVEVASALSKIWPQQPVVLIGGNVDLETEATVYRQRVGLPEMTCLKFSPDRQNELIHLYLPDRLPLPNTPQFQDALIQEIRTLLNASALAGGLTVVLVGDVPLKAQVGAVLAAEFGSRVQVEKTCLDGNGILVTGWEFWRQHQGVLPAPQLLAIATLPIPSLENPLVAGRVAYYKQQRLDWFRLYLLPVALSELQRAIMPVRERQGVVALLDTRVLHRSYGHQVLAALSPLARIDYLDASLFAQPNY